GTACCATCAGGAAGAGTTACGGTGTAACGTCCACCTTTTGATGTCTGAGTTTCAAAGAAACGACCAATGCCTGTACCGGCCCCGACAGCGGTAGTGGTTGCAACGCCAGGGATTTCAACACTTTTGGCCGCTTCTCCGCCTTTGGCTAATGCCGCCTGGCCTGCTTCAGAAGCGGCTGGAATGGCATCAGGACTTTGCAGAACACGTTTTCTCGCATCCGCTTTAAAAATATAGGCAGTGATACGCTGATTGCCTCCGTCATTAACATCAATCTGGCGAACGATAAAAAAGGATGCTGCACCTTTCTCTTTTGCCGCTTTACTGATAGCGTCGTTAACTTCCGGCTGGCTACGATAGAAACCATGGACAGTGACGGTATCATAAGGCTCCAGCATGACAGCCTGATTTTTAGGCAACTCCATGACACCATTGAATAATCGATTTTTCTGTACATCTGCGGGTGGGGCATCATTTTTGTATAGATCAGCGATAACGCGCCAGTTGCCACTATTGCCATAATCAGAGGTATCAACAACGTAAAATGAGGCTGCGCCATCGCGATCAGCCTTACGGGATACAGCTTTAACGGCATCACTGATGGCACTAAAACGACCTGTGATCACAATGCGATTATAGGGTTTCAGTGCTTCTGCCTGCTCAGGCGTCAGTTCAGTGGCGGCATGGGTTGATAATGTTGCTGTCGCCAGCAGAACAGATGTCAACAGTGAATTTTTAAGCTTCATAATTATGATCCTTGTAGTGCGCAAACGATACAGTGGTTTTATTAACTGATAATGTTCAATTATTACATCTAAAGAATAGGGTTGTCTGCGTCATTTTGGCCTGATGCTCCGCAGGTTATATCCCATATGCCAGAAAAAACAGGCCAGTTTGCACTCTGATATGATTTACAGCAAGTTTTCCCCGATGAAGGAAAATTTATTTGTTATCACAGTAGATTACGCCTGGCATTTTCAGTAGGTTATAGCAAGACTATTGCAGCTTCACTTGTTTTAGCTAACAGGAGAGAGAGTTTTTGTCTCTTTAAAGTATTTTCTGTCAGAAAACCATCATCAAAAATTGATGTGAGGGAAAATTATGCGTATCGGGATACCAAAAGAACGACTTATCCATGAGACCCGCGTAGCAGCCACGCCAAAAACGGTGGAGCAGCTACGTAAACTGGGATTTTCTGTGGCCGTTGAAAGCGGTGCAGGCCAGCTGGCGAGTTTTGATGACGAAGCCTTTATCCGCGCCGGAGCTGAAGTGGTAGGGGGTACAGACGTCTGGCAGTCACCTATTATTCTTAAAGTGAATGCGCCAGAAGAAGATGAAATCGCCTTACTTAACCCAGGTACCACGCTGATAAGCTTTGTCTGGCCAGCACAAAATCCTCAGTTAATGGCCAAATTAGCGGCACGTAATATTAATGTTATGGCGATGGATTCGGTCCCGCGCATTTCACGTGCACAGCCGCTGGATGCATTGAGCTCTATGGCTAATATCGCTGGTTATCGTGCGATTGTCGAAGCAGCTCACGAATTTGGTCGTTTCTTTACCGGACAGATCACCGCAGCGGGAAAAGTTCCGCCAGCGAAAGTGATGATCATTGGTGCGGGTGTCGCTGGGTTGGCTGCAATTGGAGCAGCGAATAGCCTTGGTGCTATTGTTCGTGCGTTTGATACCCGTCCTGAGGTGAAAGAGCAGGTTCAAAGCATGGGGGCTGAATTTCTTGAGCTGGACTTCAAAGAAGAGGCCGGAAGTGGCGACGGTTATGCCAAAGTGATGTCCGAAGCCTTTATCAAGGCCGAGATGGCGCTGTTTGCCGCACAAGCGAAAGAAGTGGATATTATTGTTACAACGGCACTGATCCCCGGGAAACCTGCGCCCAAACTCATTACGCGCGAAATGGTTGACACTATGACGCCCGGCAGTGTGGTAGTCGATTTGGCTGCACAGAATGGCGGTAACTGTGAGTATACCGTGCCTGGCCAGGTAGTCACTACGGCGAATGGTGTGAAGATTATTGGTTATACCGATCTACCGTGCCGCTTACCTACCCAGTCTTCACAGCTCTATGGAACCAATCTCGTAAACCTGATAAAGCTATTATGTAAAGAAAAAGATGGCAATATCACGATTGATTTTGACGATGTTGTTGTTCGTGGTGTGACAGTTATTCGTGACGGTGAAGTGACCTGGCCTGCGCCACCGATTCAGGTTTCTGCGCAACCGAACGCGACAGCTAAACCTGCTGAAGTGCCAAAGGCAGTAGATGCGCCTGTTTCGCCGTGGCGTAAATATGGATGGATGGCATTAGCGATTATTCTGTTTGCCTGGCTTGCCAGTGTGTCACCAAAAGAATTTTTGGGCCACTTTACGGTGTTCGCGCTCGCCTGCGTTGTGGGTTACTACGTCGTATGGAATGTTTCTCATGCGTTACATACCCCTTTGATGTCGGTCACTAATGCTATTTCCGGAATTATTGTGGTAGGGGCACTATTACAAATCGGACACGGCGGCTGGGTGAGTTTTCTCAGCTTTATTGCAGTGCTGATCGCCAGTATTAATATTTTTGGTGGTTTCACTGTCACTCAGCGCATGCTGAAAATGTTCCGTAAAAACTAAGGGGTAGCATATGTCTGAAGGATTAGTAACAGCAGCATATATTGTTGCCGCTATTTTATTTATTTTTAGTCTGGCAGGGCTGTCAAAACACGAAACCTCAAAACAAGGAAATTTGTACGGCATAGTCGGAATGGCTATCGCATTGATAGCAACTATTCTGGGACCAGATTCAGGCAATACCGGGTGGATCATTTTAGCGATGGTAATCGGTGGTGCTATTGGCATTCATCTGGCAAAAAAAGTCGAAATGACTGAAATGCCAGAATTGGTAGCGGTATTACATAGCTTTGTTGGACTGGCTGCGGTACTGGTGGGTTTTAACAGTTACCTGTATCACGAAACCGCGATGGAACAAATTCTGGTCAATATCCATCTGACAGAAGTGTTTCTCGGTATCTTCATCGGGGCAGTGACTTTTACCGGATCGATCGTCGCATTCGGTAAACTGTGTGGTAAGATTTCATCCAAACCGTTAATGTTGCCACACCGTCATAAACTGAACCTTGCGGCTTTGGTGGTTGCCTTTCTGTTGCTGGTGATATTTGTCCGTACTGACAGCATGACAACTCAGGTTCTGGCATTATTGCTGATGACGGTTATCGCGCTAGCCTTTGGCTGGCACCTGGTCGCCTCGATTGGTGGCGCAGATATGCCGGTGGTGGTATCCATGCTGAACTCCTATTCCGGATGGGCCGCTGCTGCTGCTGGTTTTATGCTCAGTAATGACTTGTTAATTGTTACTGGTGCATTGGTTGGATCTTCTGGCGCAATCCTCTCTTATATTATGTGTAAAGCGATGAATCGCTCATTTTTAAGCGTCATTGCGGGGGGCTTCGGTACCGATGGTTCAGCAGCAGGCGGTGATGAACCGGCAGGAGAATATCGTGAAATCAGCGTCGAAGATACAGCGGAAATGCTGAAAAACTCACATTCAGTCATCATTACGCCAGGTTACGGAATGGCGGTCGCTCAGGCGCAATATCCGGTTGCAGAGATCACTGAAAAACTACGTGCGCATGGTATTAAGGTGCGTTTTGGTATTCATCCGGTAGCAGGACGTCTGCCTGGACATATGAATGTCTTACTGGCAGAAGCGAAAGTACCTTATGATATCGTACTGGAAATGGATGAAATCAACGACGATTTTAGCGATACAGATACTGTACTGGTTATCGGCGCTAACGACACAGTTAATCCGGCAGCACAGGATGATCCGCAAAGCCCGATTGCCGGCATGCCGGTGCTGGAAGTCTGGAAAGCACAAAATGTTATCGTTTTTAAACGTTCCATGAATACAGGCTATGCAGGTGTTCAGAACCCCTTGTTCTTCAAAGATAACACCTTCATGTTATTTGGTGATGCCAAAGCAAGTGTCGATGCCATTCTGAAAGCGTTGTAAGATTGAATTTCGTTTTTTCAGCCGTCTCTGTCGGGACGGCTTTTTTATTTTCTGAAACCGGATTCGACATCGATATTTGTCAGCGCGGGAAAGTAAAGATGATAGCCACTATATCGCATCTGGCTGACTGATCATCTCCGGTATCTGATGTTCTTCTGACTTGACCACCATGAGATCACAACACAGGCGATCGATAACCTGTTCGGCCGTATTGCCGAGGAAGGCCGCTGATAACCCGGTACGTCCGGATGTACCTAAAATGACAATCGCAGCCTGTAAATGTTCTGATAAGCCAGTAATCACTTCATCTGGCAGACCTTGCTCAACATGGGTTCGATTTTCATCAATGCCAAATTTTTGCCGTAGTGATTTCATCGCCAGCAGATGCTGACCACGAATGGCATCATTATAGATAGCAGGGTCAAAATCGGGCAAATCAATGGCAATATTGATTGATGTCACAGGATAAGCGTCAACCAGATGGACATCGGTATTATTGAACTGTTCAGCCAGTTCGATAGCTTCTCTTACCAGCTTTTCATTTAACGCATGATGATAATTTTCTTCGCTGGCAAGGTTAACAGCAACCAGTGTTTTTCCTCCCTCCAGCCACGGCTGGCTTTTTACCATCCATACTGGACAGGGACATTTGCGTAACAGATGCCAGTCAGTGGGCGTAAAAATAGCCGCTTCCAGCTTATCATGCTGATGTGCCATTTTCAGTAGTAAGTCATGATTGCCGTTAATCACCTCCTGAATAATGGCCTCAAAAGGGCGATTATGCCACACCACTTTAATATCTACAGCGATGCCAGATTCAATATAACATCGTGCCTGCTCCTGAACCCAGTTACTGCGCTGATGGATAGCGTTTTGTTGCATTGCTGTCCGCTCATCAGGCGACAGCAAGTTGGGCATCTCACAGGCAAAATCATGGATCGGTAAAAAAGCTTTGATACGCCCGCCAACTTGCTGATGGAGATATACCGCACGCTGTAATGCTGGCTGATCGTTCTGGCTGGGGTCGATAACTACCAGCATATTTTGATACTTTGCCATATAGCGACTCCTTAAACAGTAACATCTGTCCGCCTCTAAGAAGATAGTCCAACTTAATGAAATGAAACAGGAGAGCCTGAATTAAGGTAATAAAGAAACAATCTGGCAAGGAAAAGAAGAAATACTCTATTCAGCTACTGTGG
The sequence above is drawn from the Enterobacteriaceae bacterium ESL0689 genome and encodes:
- the pntB gene encoding Re/Si-specific NAD(P)(+) transhydrogenase subunit beta, whose protein sequence is MSEGLVTAAYIVAAILFIFSLAGLSKHETSKQGNLYGIVGMAIALIATILGPDSGNTGWIILAMVIGGAIGIHLAKKVEMTEMPELVAVLHSFVGLAAVLVGFNSYLYHETAMEQILVNIHLTEVFLGIFIGAVTFTGSIVAFGKLCGKISSKPLMLPHRHKLNLAALVVAFLLLVIFVRTDSMTTQVLALLLMTVIALAFGWHLVASIGGADMPVVVSMLNSYSGWAAAAAGFMLSNDLLIVTGALVGSSGAILSYIMCKAMNRSFLSVIAGGFGTDGSAAGGDEPAGEYREISVEDTAEMLKNSHSVIITPGYGMAVAQAQYPVAEITEKLRAHGIKVRFGIHPVAGRLPGHMNVLLAEAKVPYDIVLEMDEINDDFSDTDTVLVIGANDTVNPAAQDDPQSPIAGMPVLEVWKAQNVIVFKRSMNTGYAGVQNPLFFKDNTFMLFGDAKASVDAILKAL
- the ydgH gene encoding DUF1471 family protein YdgH, which translates into the protein MKLKNSLLTSVLLATATLSTHAATELTPEQAEALKPYNRIVITGRFSAISDAVKAVSRKADRDGAASFYVVDTSDYGNSGNWRVIADLYKNDAPPADVQKNRLFNGVMELPKNQAVMLEPYDTVTVHGFYRSQPEVNDAISKAAKEKGAASFFIVRQIDVNDGGNQRITAYIFKADARKRVLQSPDAIPAASEAGQAALAKGGEAAKSVEIPGVATTTAVGAGTGIGRFFETQTSKGGRYTVTLPDGTKIEEVNKITAAKMVPFDSIKFTGNYTNMTEVSYQTAKRAAKKGAKYYHITRQWQEHGSNLTISADLYK
- the uspE gene encoding universal stress protein UspE, with protein sequence MAKYQNMLVVIDPSQNDQPALQRAVYLHQQVGGRIKAFLPIHDFACEMPNLLSPDERTAMQQNAIHQRSNWVQEQARCYIESGIAVDIKVVWHNRPFEAIIQEVINGNHDLLLKMAHQHDKLEAAIFTPTDWHLLRKCPCPVWMVKSQPWLEGGKTLVAVNLASEENYHHALNEKLVREAIELAEQFNNTDVHLVDAYPVTSINIAIDLPDFDPAIYNDAIRGQHLLAMKSLRQKFGIDENRTHVEQGLPDEVITGLSEHLQAAIVILGTSGRTGLSAAFLGNTAEQVIDRLCCDLMVVKSEEHQIPEMISQPDAI
- the pntA gene encoding Re/Si-specific NAD(P)(+) transhydrogenase subunit alpha, whose amino-acid sequence is MRIGIPKERLIHETRVAATPKTVEQLRKLGFSVAVESGAGQLASFDDEAFIRAGAEVVGGTDVWQSPIILKVNAPEEDEIALLNPGTTLISFVWPAQNPQLMAKLAARNINVMAMDSVPRISRAQPLDALSSMANIAGYRAIVEAAHEFGRFFTGQITAAGKVPPAKVMIIGAGVAGLAAIGAANSLGAIVRAFDTRPEVKEQVQSMGAEFLELDFKEEAGSGDGYAKVMSEAFIKAEMALFAAQAKEVDIIVTTALIPGKPAPKLITREMVDTMTPGSVVVDLAAQNGGNCEYTVPGQVVTTANGVKIIGYTDLPCRLPTQSSQLYGTNLVNLIKLLCKEKDGNITIDFDDVVVRGVTVIRDGEVTWPAPPIQVSAQPNATAKPAEVPKAVDAPVSPWRKYGWMALAIILFAWLASVSPKEFLGHFTVFALACVVGYYVVWNVSHALHTPLMSVTNAISGIIVVGALLQIGHGGWVSFLSFIAVLIASINIFGGFTVTQRMLKMFRKN